In the genome of Solibacillus silvestris, one region contains:
- a CDS encoding GntR family transcriptional regulator, giving the protein MDWRPDRTAKKAIYKQLAEYIESGIADGTFPPDKPLPSERYLAKELNVNRSTVVAAYDELEANGLIERNRGSGTTISKDIWGLAKKRIPSWNRYIEAGSFLPNLPVTQRIRNETVDHKLINLASGELSQDLFPMNFLREITSTRSFIGSLGYDHPQGSAILRNTLTEHVNKYRGIETNPSSILITSGAQQALHLVVQCLLKPGDAVAIEDPSYTYNLPIFKSAGLKVYYLPVDQDGINPEYLLSLYKKHRIRMIFLNPDYHNPTGSQLNETQRKAILEISSEHGIPVVEDDPYSLTSFTGNKIPTLKSMDVHGNVLYISSLSKIVASGLRIGWIIGPKSVIERLSDAKQQIDFGHSSFTQWIANDFMESSNFQSHIEKLRKELEKRRNQIVTSLNFYLKDQVEFSIPEGGIHIWVKLKKDYNEMQLLEESIKRGVIYVPGSTMGSKKGYVRFTFAREDEKSIAEGIKRFAEACQFL; this is encoded by the coding sequence ATGGATTGGAGACCGGACAGAACAGCGAAAAAAGCAATATATAAACAACTTGCAGAATATATTGAAAGTGGAATAGCAGATGGTACATTTCCACCCGATAAACCGTTGCCATCTGAAAGATATTTAGCAAAGGAACTGAATGTTAACAGGAGTACGGTAGTTGCCGCTTATGATGAATTGGAAGCAAATGGACTCATTGAAAGAAATAGAGGAAGCGGAACTACGATTAGTAAAGATATTTGGGGTCTAGCCAAGAAACGTATTCCTAGCTGGAATAGATATATCGAGGCAGGGTCTTTTTTGCCCAATCTACCTGTTACGCAACGAATAAGAAACGAAACGGTAGATCATAAATTAATTAATTTAGCTAGCGGAGAACTATCACAGGACCTTTTTCCAATGAATTTTTTAAGAGAAATTACTTCAACAAGATCCTTCATTGGTAGCTTGGGATATGATCATCCTCAAGGGAGCGCTATTTTAAGGAATACTCTTACAGAACATGTAAATAAGTATCGGGGAATTGAAACAAATCCTTCTTCGATTCTGATTACATCCGGGGCACAACAAGCGTTACATTTAGTCGTACAGTGTTTGTTAAAGCCCGGAGACGCAGTTGCAATAGAAGATCCTTCTTATACGTATAATCTCCCAATTTTTAAATCTGCAGGTTTAAAAGTATATTATTTGCCTGTAGATCAGGACGGTATAAATCCCGAATATTTACTGTCGTTGTATAAAAAGCATCGAATTAGAATGATTTTTTTAAATCCTGATTATCATAATCCTACAGGATCTCAGCTAAATGAAACACAACGAAAAGCGATTTTGGAAATATCCTCTGAACATGGAATCCCTGTAGTAGAAGATGATCCTTATAGTTTAACATCATTTACTGGAAATAAGATTCCTACACTAAAGTCAATGGATGTTCACGGGAATGTCTTATATATTAGCTCTTTGTCAAAAATTGTTGCTTCGGGGTTAAGGATTGGCTGGATTATAGGGCCAAAATCAGTAATTGAGAGATTATCTGATGCAAAACAACAAATAGACTTTGGCCATTCTAGCTTTACACAATGGATTGCAAACGATTTTATGGAATCCTCGAATTTTCAGTCTCATATTGAAAAATTGAGGAAAGAATTAGAAAAACGGAGAAATCAAATAGTTACAAGTCTTAATTTTTATTTAAAGGATCAGGTAGAATTCTCTATTCCAGAGGGCGGTATTCACATATGGGTTAAACTCAAAAAAGACTACAATGAAATGCAATTACTAGAGGAATCCATTAAAAGGGGTGTAATCTATGTTCCCGGCTCAACAATGGGTTCTAAAAAAGGATATGTACGATTTACATTCGCTAGGGAAGATGAAAAATCAATTGCCGAGGGAATTAAACGGTTTGCTGAAGCATGTCAATTTCTTTAA
- a CDS encoding cytochrome o ubiquinol oxidase subunit III: MKLNHAQPLEYSTDQNQLNILGFWIFLGAEIMLFATLFTAYFVLEGRTGSGPTPAEIFEITPVLIETFVLLTSSFTIGLGVHAMRLGRKNAMLTFFGITLLLGLVFLGVEIYEFIHYYHVEATYQTSAFTAALLTTLGTHGAHVTLGLFWGLFIILQVKKRGLTPETANKSFIFSLYWHFLDVVWIFIFSFIYLKGMM, translated from the coding sequence ATGAAGCTCAATCACGCACAACCGCTCGAGTATAGTACTGATCAAAATCAGTTAAATATTCTAGGCTTCTGGATTTTCCTTGGTGCTGAAATTATGCTGTTCGCTACCCTATTCACGGCTTACTTCGTACTAGAAGGTAGAACTGGTAGCGGTCCAACACCTGCTGAAATTTTTGAAATTACTCCCGTATTAATTGAGACATTTGTTTTGCTAACAAGTAGTTTCACAATAGGTCTCGGTGTTCATGCGATGAGACTTGGTCGTAAAAATGCGATGCTAACTTTCTTTGGAATTACCCTACTACTTGGGTTAGTGTTCCTGGGCGTGGAGATTTATGAATTTATTCATTATTACCATGTTGAAGCAACATATCAAACTAGTGCCTTTACAGCTGCACTGTTAACAACATTAGGTACACATGGTGCTCACGTAACGTTAGGTTTATTCTGGGGATTATTCATTATTCTACAGGTAAAAAAACGTGGGTTAACACCTGAAACAGCAAATAAATCATTTATCTTCTCCCTTTACTGGCATTTCTTAGATGTTGTTTGGATCTTTATCTTCAGCTTCATCTATCTGAAAGGAATGATGTAA
- a CDS encoding phosphoribosylaminoimidazole carboxylase, producing MKKYNFIKKQLSKTNKKNDENYVVSRIWHLLNNPDVKMITQQYIVRDVETKTYALADIYFPQINMIIEIDEPYHLTEEMVLSDSMRQHDIVQAIECEVIRIKVINDLQEMNERIDSVVLHIRQRFETMDYKVWDVEQEYNPMTYVHRGYLDATEHIAFKTVKDCCNCFGAGYKGLQGSGAKHKFQEAIDIKALKFYPNASWDNELNADEQFFTEYHTDSEFNTAYMKKRLYELRQEIALFAHVRSEFGGFEYVFKGWYKVNQKRTLELGKVCYERVSTIMPTYFEGNQEPFEKVAKAIYNHREIAFFYDEEELHRFLEKYKKAEITYEFI from the coding sequence ATGAAAAAATACAACTTTATTAAAAAACAATTATCCAAAACAAATAAGAAGAATGACGAAAACTATGTAGTATCACGGATATGGCATTTGCTGAATAACCCGGATGTGAAAATGATTACTCAGCAATATATCGTCCGCGATGTAGAAACAAAAACATACGCGCTGGCAGATATCTACTTTCCACAAATCAATATGATTATTGAAATTGATGAGCCCTATCATTTAACAGAAGAAATGGTACTGAGTGATTCTATGCGTCAACACGATATCGTACAAGCGATTGAATGTGAGGTTATTCGTATAAAAGTGATCAATGATTTGCAGGAAATGAATGAAAGAATCGACTCAGTAGTTTTACATATTCGTCAACGGTTTGAAACAATGGATTATAAGGTATGGGATGTTGAACAGGAGTATAATCCAATGACTTACGTACATAGAGGATACTTGGATGCAACGGAGCACATTGCCTTCAAAACGGTAAAAGATTGCTGTAACTGTTTTGGGGCGGGGTATAAAGGATTGCAAGGAAGTGGGGCCAAACATAAGTTTCAGGAGGCCATCGATATTAAAGCGTTAAAATTTTATCCGAATGCCAGTTGGGATAATGAACTAAACGCGGACGAACAATTCTTCACAGAGTATCATACCGACTCAGAATTTAATACAGCTTATATGAAGAAACGACTGTATGAGCTAAGACAAGAAATTGCGTTATTTGCTCATGTCCGAAGTGAATTTGGTGGGTTTGAATATGTATTTAAAGGGTGGTACAAAGTGAATCAGAAGCGAACGCTGGAGTTAGGGAAGGTTTGCTACGAGCGTGTATCAACTATAATGCCGACGTATTTTGAAGGGAATCAAGAGCCGTTTGAGAAAGTGGCAAAAGCCATCTACAATCACCGTGAAATTGCATTTTTCTATGACGAGGAAGAGCTTCACCGCTTTCTGGAGAAGTACAAGAAGGCGGAAATTACATACGAATTCATATAA
- a CDS encoding glycerophosphodiester phosphodiesterase, translating into MRKKLLVGTGMALSLLLSPFSQSFAEQPTVGERKQVSNVAHRGATAYTPENTIAAFDLAVDMKADYIEIDVQRSKDGELVLIHDTTVDRTTDGTGKVGDLTLEQLRSLDAGSWKGEQFAGEPIPTFQEILDHYHGKIGILIELKAPELYPGIEEQVAAALIERNLHKPQNEKIIIQSFNFESIKKMDQLLPKVPIGVLTSNRADTTLEALQEFSTYADWFNPSYGIVTEELVNQVHSLGMQIGSWTVRSQEAADFLFEMGVDAIISDYPDYVDPRN; encoded by the coding sequence TTGAGAAAAAAATTATTAGTGGGAACAGGTATGGCCTTATCGTTATTATTAAGCCCGTTCAGTCAATCATTTGCAGAACAACCAACAGTAGGTGAAAGAAAACAAGTGAGTAATGTAGCACACCGTGGCGCAACAGCTTATACACCTGAAAATACGATTGCCGCTTTTGATCTAGCAGTTGATATGAAAGCCGATTATATTGAAATCGATGTTCAAAGAAGTAAAGATGGTGAATTAGTATTGATTCATGATACCACGGTAGATCGTACAACAGATGGAACGGGAAAAGTTGGAGATTTAACATTGGAACAGCTTAGAAGTCTTGATGCAGGTAGTTGGAAAGGAGAACAATTTGCAGGAGAACCAATCCCAACATTTCAAGAAATTCTAGATCATTACCATGGGAAAATTGGAATTTTAATAGAATTAAAGGCTCCAGAGCTTTACCCTGGTATTGAAGAACAAGTAGCAGCAGCATTAATAGAACGAAATCTCCATAAACCACAAAATGAAAAAATCATTATTCAATCTTTTAACTTTGAATCAATAAAAAAAATGGATCAGCTTCTTCCTAAAGTTCCAATCGGTGTATTAACTTCTAACCGAGCAGATACAACATTAGAAGCTTTACAGGAATTTTCAACTTATGCGGATTGGTTTAACCCAAGTTATGGAATTGTGACGGAAGAATTAGTGAATCAAGTTCACTCTCTTGGAATGCAAATTGGTTCGTGGACGGTTCGTAGTCAAGAAGCAGCAGACTTCCTATTCGAAATGGGCGTTGACGCAATTATTTCTGATTATCCGGATTATGTAGATCCTAGAAACTAA
- a CDS encoding cytochrome ubiquinol oxidase subunit I, with product MEFFERFAIPHPSPMIYASMVAIALVSIGIVIGITYFRKWGYLWREWLTTVDHKKIGLLYLFSALIMLFRGGADAVLMRAQLSSPEMKILDAQHYNEIFSTHGIVMIMFMAMPFIFAFMNLVVPLQIGARDVAFPRLNALSFWLFFAGAMLFNISFVIGGSPDSGWTSYFPLAGNEFSTSVGTNYYMLALQISGIGSLMTGINMMTTILKMRAPGMTLMKMPMFTWSVFIANVIIVFAFPVLTIALLMGTTDRLFDTNFFTSTNGGMDMLWANFFWVWGHPEVYILILPAFGLYSEIISTFSSRNLYGYKSMVGSMVLISLLSFLVWTHHFFTMGQGAFTNSIFSITTMAIAVPTGVKIFNWLFTMWKGKIRFTVPMLYSIGFIPLFTVGGVTGVMLAMSAADYQYHNTMFLVAHFHNTIIPGVVFAMLAGLTYYWPKFFGYMLNEKIGKLTFWLLTVGFVLSFFPMYITGLDGQARRIYTYSEATGFGPLNMVSFVGAALMAIGFLTLVYTIYYSYKNSPRNIGSDPWDARSLEWATHTPIPEYNFARLPYVTSSEAFWDAKKKEHQLFKGVLKDIHMPNNSGVPFIMGIIFFVAGFSFIFSLWAPAVIALIGIFVCMALRSFEKDHGRHIHVKEIKEIEAQYEEVQGNEAQSRTTARV from the coding sequence ATGGAATTCTTTGAACGTTTCGCCATACCTCATCCTAGTCCAATGATTTATGCATCAATGGTTGCAATTGCTTTAGTATCGATTGGGATTGTTATTGGAATCACTTATTTTAGAAAATGGGGTTATTTATGGCGTGAATGGTTGACAACGGTTGACCATAAAAAAATTGGGCTTTTGTACCTTTTTTCTGCCCTGATTATGCTTTTCCGTGGTGGTGCTGATGCGGTTTTAATGCGTGCCCAGCTCTCTTCACCAGAGATGAAAATTTTAGATGCACAACATTACAATGAAATCTTTTCAACACACGGGATTGTAATGATCATGTTCATGGCAATGCCATTTATCTTTGCCTTTATGAACTTAGTCGTACCATTACAAATTGGTGCACGCGACGTCGCATTCCCCCGTTTAAACGCACTCAGCTTCTGGTTATTCTTTGCAGGCGCAATGTTATTTAACATTTCATTCGTTATCGGTGGTTCTCCAGATTCAGGTTGGACATCATATTTCCCTCTTGCCGGAAATGAGTTCAGTACATCAGTGGGAACTAACTATTACATGTTAGCTCTTCAAATTTCCGGTATTGGTTCCCTAATGACAGGGATCAATATGATGACGACAATTTTAAAAATGAGAGCACCCGGTATGACATTAATGAAAATGCCAATGTTTACTTGGTCTGTTTTTATTGCCAATGTAATCATCGTGTTCGCATTCCCAGTATTAACAATTGCTTTGTTAATGGGGACAACTGATCGTTTATTCGACACAAACTTCTTTACCTCTACAAATGGTGGTATGGATATGCTTTGGGCAAACTTCTTCTGGGTTTGGGGACACCCAGAGGTTTACATTTTAATCTTGCCTGCTTTCGGTCTTTACAGTGAAATTATTTCAACGTTCTCGAGCAGAAACCTGTATGGTTATAAATCGATGGTTGGTTCAATGGTGTTAATCTCCTTACTATCATTCTTAGTATGGACTCACCACTTCTTTACAATGGGTCAAGGTGCTTTCACTAACAGCATCTTCTCTATTACAACAATGGCGATTGCTGTTCCAACTGGTGTTAAAATCTTTAACTGGTTATTTACGATGTGGAAAGGGAAAATTCGTTTTACTGTACCAATGCTGTATTCTATAGGATTTATCCCATTATTTACAGTTGGTGGAGTTACAGGTGTTATGCTTGCCATGTCAGCCGCGGACTATCAATATCATAATACAATGTTCTTGGTAGCTCACTTCCACAACACTATTATTCCTGGTGTCGTATTTGCTATGCTGGCCGGATTAACTTATTATTGGCCGAAATTCTTCGGTTACATGTTAAATGAGAAAATTGGTAAGTTAACTTTCTGGTTACTTACAGTAGGTTTTGTACTTTCTTTCTTCCCAATGTATATCACTGGATTAGACGGTCAAGCACGTCGTATATACACTTACTCAGAAGCAACTGGCTTTGGACCATTAAACATGGTTTCTTTCGTTGGTGCTGCATTGATGGCAATTGGGTTCTTAACACTCGTTTATACAATTTACTATAGTTACAAAAACTCACCGCGAAACATCGGTAGTGACCCATGGGATGCTCGCTCATTAGAATGGGCTACTCATACACCGATTCCAGAATATAATTTTGCAAGATTACCTTATGTTACATCAAGTGAAGCATTCTGGGATGCAAAGAAAAAAGAGCATCAATTATTTAAAGGTGTACTAAAAGATATTCATATGCCAAATAACAGCGGCGTTCCATTCATTATGGGAATCATTTTCTTCGTTGCTGGATTCTCATTCATCTTTTCATTATGGGCCCCTGCTGTGATTGCATTAATCGGAATTTTTGTTTGTATGGCTCTTCGTTCATTCGAAAAAGATCATGGACGCCATATTCATGTAAAAGAAATTAAAGAAATAGAAGCACAATATGAGGAGGTGCAAGGTAATGAAGCTCAATCACGCACAACCGCTCGAGTATAG
- a CDS encoding kinase inhibitor — MAYQKINAHIRPLGDSALVIQLGDGISLAIHEKVKNISNLLEKEPFTGLIESVPSYNSLTIYYNPVAVFLSNTDKASASPYKKVSAIILSLLDQLETSETSEQRLITLPVVYGGEFGPDLEYVASYHGLSVEDVIEIHSSNEYLVYMIGFAPGFPFMGGMDERIATPRKDSPRLAITPGSVGIAGKQTGIYPLETPGGWQIIGRTPLDLFLPELSPPTLLQAGDRIRYVPITLEEYAVYKEMKQ; from the coding sequence ATGGCCTATCAGAAAATTAATGCACACATAAGGCCCTTAGGGGATTCTGCGCTCGTCATTCAGTTAGGTGACGGAATCAGCCTTGCCATCCATGAGAAAGTTAAAAATATTTCCAATCTATTAGAAAAAGAACCGTTTACAGGATTGATTGAATCTGTGCCGTCTTATAATAGCTTGACCATTTATTACAATCCGGTTGCCGTCTTTTTGTCCAACACGGATAAAGCATCCGCAAGTCCCTATAAGAAAGTAAGTGCAATTATTTTATCGCTGCTAGATCAATTAGAAACAAGTGAAACATCCGAACAACGGCTAATAACACTCCCAGTCGTGTACGGAGGAGAGTTTGGTCCGGATTTGGAATATGTAGCAAGTTATCACGGACTTTCTGTTGAAGATGTGATTGAAATTCATTCGTCAAACGAGTACTTAGTTTATATGATTGGCTTTGCTCCTGGGTTTCCGTTTATGGGCGGGATGGATGAAAGAATTGCAACACCACGTAAGGATTCACCACGTCTAGCCATCACACCGGGTTCAGTAGGAATTGCTGGTAAACAAACAGGCATCTACCCATTAGAAACTCCCGGAGGATGGCAAATTATCGGCAGGACTCCGCTCGATTTGTTTCTTCCGGAACTTTCACCGCCAACTCTGTTACAGGCCGGAGATAGAATCCGCTATGTACCGATAACGCTTGAAGAGTATGCTGTCTATAAGGAGATGAAACAATGA
- a CDS encoding lactam utilization protein LamB, translating into MFQVDLNCDLGESFGRYKLGEQEEILKYVTSANIACGFHGGDPSVMRETVKMAISNGVKIGAHPGLPDLNGFGRREMAITPQEGYDMVVYQIGALQGFLMTFNEKMQHVKPHGALYNMAAKDPKLAEAIAQAVYDVSPSLILFGLSGSELTKAGEKIGLRTAHEVFADRTYQADGSLTSRSQKNAMITDQEQSVAQIVKMVTKGIVVSEQKTEVPLRADTICIHGDGAHALAFAKYINETLTKNNITVDAICNLEV; encoded by the coding sequence ATGTTTCAAGTAGATTTGAATTGTGATTTAGGGGAGAGTTTTGGTCGCTATAAACTGGGGGAGCAGGAAGAAATTTTGAAATACGTTACATCTGCAAATATTGCCTGCGGTTTTCATGGCGGAGATCCGAGTGTGATGAGAGAAACAGTGAAGATGGCCATTTCCAATGGTGTCAAAATTGGTGCGCATCCTGGTTTGCCGGATTTGAACGGATTCGGGCGAAGAGAAATGGCGATTACTCCCCAAGAAGGATATGACATGGTCGTCTATCAAATTGGTGCATTGCAAGGATTTTTAATGACATTTAATGAAAAAATGCAGCATGTAAAACCCCATGGTGCGCTGTACAATATGGCGGCAAAGGATCCAAAACTTGCCGAAGCGATTGCACAAGCAGTATATGATGTATCCCCATCCTTGATATTATTTGGACTTTCCGGCAGTGAATTGACGAAGGCCGGAGAGAAGATTGGTTTACGAACGGCACACGAAGTATTTGCAGATCGCACGTATCAAGCAGACGGGTCATTGACTTCTCGATCACAAAAGAATGCGATGATTACAGATCAAGAGCAATCTGTTGCGCAAATAGTGAAAATGGTGACAAAAGGAATCGTAGTTTCTGAGCAAAAAACAGAAGTTCCGCTGCGAGCAGATACCATTTGTATTCACGGTGATGGTGCACATGCACTAGCCTTTGCAAAATATATAAACGAAACATTGACTAAGAACAATATTACTGTAGATGCAATCTGTAATTTGGAGGTTTAA
- a CDS encoding cytochrome aa3 quinol oxidase subunit II, whose amino-acid sequence MKIKWPFLVSMILLTVFLVGCEPLTVLDPKGPMAARQASDIMLSIGIMAVVVIVVLVILVYILVKYRASKQPYDYEPPHVEANIWVEVICIGIPILIVAYLSFVSVQSNYIVESAPTGYEDKEPLVVYASTSDWKWHFSYPEQGIETVNYLYIPTDRPLEFRLYSYGPITSFWIPQLGGQKYAMADMVTTLHLAADVPGEYIGRNANFSGKGFAENIFNVTAMSQQEFDEWVKEVYETAKPLTESTFNKLLEPGHLGQMTFTGTHLEFSPAPEHNHDSVTDEAEHDEQSRNESNEESDHSGH is encoded by the coding sequence ATGAAAATTAAATGGCCATTTTTAGTATCAATGATCTTGCTTACTGTTTTTCTTGTTGGTTGTGAACCATTAACGGTTCTGGATCCGAAAGGACCAATGGCTGCAAGACAAGCAAGTGATATCATGTTATCTATTGGAATCATGGCAGTTGTTGTCATAGTTGTTCTTGTTATTTTAGTGTATATCTTGGTCAAGTATCGCGCATCAAAACAACCATATGATTATGAACCACCTCATGTCGAGGCAAATATTTGGGTAGAAGTGATTTGCATAGGGATTCCAATACTAATTGTAGCCTATCTATCATTTGTTTCTGTTCAAAGTAACTATATTGTAGAATCTGCACCAACAGGTTATGAAGATAAGGAACCATTAGTTGTTTATGCTTCTACTTCAGACTGGAAATGGCACTTTAGCTATCCGGAGCAAGGAATTGAAACAGTAAACTACTTATATATTCCAACGGATCGACCTCTTGAGTTTAGACTTTACTCTTATGGTCCGATTACGAGTTTCTGGATTCCACAGCTTGGCGGACAAAAATATGCGATGGCCGACATGGTCACAACTTTACACTTAGCAGCTGACGTTCCGGGAGAATATATTGGACGAAATGCTAACTTTAGTGGTAAAGGTTTCGCAGAAAATATATTCAATGTCACAGCAATGTCTCAGCAGGAATTCGATGAATGGGTTAAAGAAGTTTATGAAACTGCTAAACCTTTAACAGAAAGCACTTTCAATAAATTATTAGAGCCTGGTCATTTAGGACAAATGACCTTTACAGGTACACATCTAGAATTCAGTCCTGCACCTGAACATAATCACGATTCAGTTACAGATGAAGCTGAACATGATGAACAGTCACGCAATGAATCAAATGAAGAATCTGACCACAGTGGTCATTAG
- a CDS encoding IclR family transcriptional regulator, whose protein sequence is MNNKNKTVVRSMDILNLFIEHNELTFQEIIDLSGIPKSSVYRMLRSLEEMEFLEKGSDSKYRLGLLFLKFGQLVLGRIDLRKVAYPYMHELHNDVKEAINLIVKEGDEAIYIEKIDTKQKVRLYTSIGRKSPLYAGACSRAILSFLPDSEVETYLESINPKSFANGTITEKDKIYETIKQARIDGYTISHSELENHTAAIAAPIFNHNGEVIAGISIAGIEANYQDENIEIYAKKVKKVAENISMQLGYRK, encoded by the coding sequence ATGAACAACAAAAATAAAACGGTTGTCCGTTCGATGGATATATTAAATTTATTTATAGAGCATAATGAATTAACCTTTCAAGAAATTATTGATCTATCGGGGATTCCGAAATCTTCGGTGTATCGAATGCTCAGGTCATTAGAGGAAATGGAGTTCTTGGAAAAAGGAAGCGATTCGAAATATCGACTTGGACTTTTGTTTCTCAAATTCGGTCAGCTGGTTTTAGGCAGGATTGATTTACGTAAGGTTGCTTATCCGTATATGCATGAATTACATAATGATGTGAAGGAAGCCATTAACTTAATTGTTAAAGAGGGAGATGAAGCCATCTATATTGAGAAAATAGACACAAAACAAAAGGTGCGTTTGTATACTTCGATCGGCAGGAAAAGTCCGCTATATGCCGGTGCCTGTTCACGTGCAATCTTGTCCTTTTTACCTGATTCAGAAGTGGAGACGTATCTTGAGTCAATCAATCCAAAATCGTTTGCAAACGGGACAATTACTGAAAAAGATAAAATTTATGAAACGATCAAACAAGCGAGAATCGATGGCTATACAATCAGTCATTCGGAATTGGAAAACCATACAGCGGCCATTGCAGCCCCGATTTTTAATCACAACGGAGAAGTTATTGCGGGAATCAGTATCGCAGGGATCGAAGCGAATTATCAGGATGAAAACATTGAGATCTATGCAAAGAAGGTAAAAAAAGTTGCTGAGAATATTTCAATGCAATTAGGCTATAGAAAATAA
- a CDS encoding KipI antagonist translates to MSIKVIHPGLLTTIQDLGRFGSQKFGVIVSGAMDPISLRIANLLVGNNEGEGALEITLLGTTLQFDTDELVAITGGDLQPTIDGEKAPMWRPVLIRKGSVLQFKSAINGCRAYVAFAGGIVVPEVMGSKSTYLRAAIGGLQGRALQKGDELDSGDSNPLSQAFVQQLEKMTAHFNWSVDYTEFISFDKTQTIRVLHGAEFERFDIESQQAFYSKPYKLTTQADRMGYRLDGEPLSLSEKFELLSEGVTYGTIQVPSNGQPIILMVDRQTTGGYPKIGQVISVDLPCLAQMQPNTNIQFKKFSLEQAEVELIKQEQLLRKLAMGIHFKALHK, encoded by the coding sequence ATGAGCATTAAAGTAATTCATCCTGGATTATTGACTACGATTCAAGATTTAGGGAGATTCGGTTCACAAAAATTTGGCGTCATCGTAAGTGGCGCAATGGATCCGATTTCTCTCAGGATTGCCAATTTACTTGTCGGAAATAACGAAGGCGAAGGAGCACTCGAAATCACACTTTTAGGGACAACGCTCCAATTTGACACGGATGAGTTAGTTGCCATTACAGGTGGAGACCTGCAGCCTACAATTGATGGAGAAAAAGCGCCAATGTGGAGACCTGTCCTCATTCGTAAAGGATCTGTTTTACAATTCAAGTCAGCAATTAATGGGTGTAGGGCCTACGTGGCATTCGCTGGCGGAATCGTCGTGCCTGAAGTTATGGGAAGTAAAAGCACTTATTTGCGCGCAGCTATTGGAGGGCTTCAAGGTAGAGCATTACAAAAAGGAGATGAATTGGACAGCGGAGACTCCAATCCACTCAGTCAGGCATTTGTTCAACAGCTCGAAAAAATGACTGCTCACTTTAATTGGTCTGTCGACTATACAGAGTTTATATCATTTGATAAAACACAAACGATCAGGGTATTACATGGTGCTGAGTTCGAGCGTTTTGATATCGAAAGTCAACAAGCGTTCTACTCAAAGCCCTATAAATTAACGACTCAAGCGGATCGAATGGGCTATCGGTTGGATGGCGAGCCACTCAGCCTTTCAGAGAAATTTGAATTGCTATCAGAAGGAGTCACGTACGGTACGATTCAAGTGCCTTCAAACGGCCAGCCTATTATTCTGATGGTTGATCGACAAACGACAGGAGGATATCCAAAAATCGGTCAAGTCATTTCTGTTGACCTCCCTTGTTTAGCACAAATGCAACCAAACACGAACATTCAGTTCAAGAAGTTTTCCCTTGAACAAGCAGAAGTAGAATTAATCAAACAAGAGCAGCTGCTGCGCAAATTAGCAATGGGCATCCATTTTAAAGCACTTCATAAATGA
- a CDS encoding cytochrome aa3 quinol oxidase subunit IV: MKELFPVKQVMGFVFSLVLTVVAMIVYFTDMTFAGGMTILLITAFIQAFLQLVVFMHAGESKDGSAIYTNILYGVILAAITIFGSLLILIWDM; encoded by the coding sequence ATGAAAGAATTATTTCCTGTAAAACAGGTGATGGGCTTCGTCTTTTCTTTGGTACTAACCGTAGTCGCAATGATAGTTTACTTTACAGATATGACATTCGCAGGTGGCATGACAATTCTTTTAATAACTGCCTTCATTCAGGCATTTTTACAGCTAGTTGTCTTCATGCATGCTGGTGAATCAAAAGATGGCTCAGCCATTTATACAAATATCCTGTACGGTGTCATTCTCGCAGCTATAACTATATTCGGTTCATTATTGATTCTGATTTGGGATATGTAA